From Actinopolymorpha cephalotaxi, one genomic window encodes:
- a CDS encoding carbohydrate kinase family protein, translated as MPEPTEVLVVGELNVDVIVSGADAVPTFGQHEQIVDECRVTLGSSSAIFACGVRRLGHATTMVGVVGADMFGEVVRDALRERDVDTSAVVVDPGTPTGVTVILNTGADRALLTAPGSIGATRRAHVPAELLHGARHLHVGSVFLQRDLRPELPALFDDARAAGLTTSFDPNWDPAQRWTDLLPLLGHVDVVFVNEAEAEHLTGGLPAFRAAYALSDLMRPGGTIVVKRGEHGALAVRDGKDTAVPAYDMNVVDTTGAGDSFDAGFVHGLLNGAELGECLALGAGCGSLSTRTAGGTDAQPDAGELTALLGQVAYGA; from the coding sequence ATGCCCGAACCCACCGAGGTCCTCGTCGTCGGCGAGCTCAACGTCGACGTGATCGTGTCCGGCGCCGACGCCGTCCCGACGTTCGGCCAGCACGAGCAGATCGTGGACGAGTGCCGGGTGACGCTGGGGTCGTCGTCGGCGATCTTCGCCTGTGGCGTACGCCGGCTCGGGCACGCCACCACGATGGTCGGCGTGGTAGGGGCGGACATGTTCGGCGAGGTCGTACGAGACGCCCTGCGTGAACGGGACGTGGACACCTCCGCGGTCGTGGTCGACCCGGGCACACCCACCGGTGTCACGGTGATCCTCAACACCGGCGCCGACCGGGCGCTGCTGACCGCGCCAGGCAGCATCGGGGCCACCCGGCGCGCGCACGTGCCGGCGGAGCTCCTGCACGGCGCCCGGCACCTGCACGTGGGCAGCGTGTTCCTGCAAAGGGACCTGCGCCCGGAGCTCCCGGCGCTGTTCGACGACGCCCGCGCCGCCGGGCTGACCACGTCGTTCGACCCGAACTGGGACCCCGCGCAACGCTGGACCGACCTGTTGCCACTGCTGGGCCACGTCGACGTGGTGTTCGTGAACGAGGCCGAGGCGGAGCACCTCACCGGCGGGCTGCCGGCGTTCCGCGCGGCGTACGCGCTCAGCGACCTGATGCGACCGGGCGGGACGATCGTCGTCAAGCGCGGCGAGCACGGCGCGCTGGCGGTCCGCGACGGCAAGGACACGGCGGTTCCGGCGTACGACATGAACGTCGTCGACACCACCGGCGCCGGTGACTCCTTCGACGCGGGATTCGTGCACGGCCTGCTGAACGGCGCCGAGCTGGGGGAGTGCCTCGCGCTGGGCGCCGGGTGTGGCTCGCTGTCCACCCGGACAGCCGGTGGGACCGACGCCCAGCCCGACGCCGGTGAGCTCACGGCGCTTCTGGGTCAGGTCGCCTACGGAGCCTGA
- a CDS encoding ABC transporter substrate-binding protein, producing MTLSRRGFLGRSAAGLSAVAAGSVLAGCSSGSAPEGTVVSKPVDGKLNVTWWSHNNPSFVTANTTMIKRFEAENPGIHIVYQYFPYDVLARKLQAAYRARNVADIQQMFGTWVTEYAVNQLLDEVPSSLSGSEPTSRFWPAAVGAYTHRGKLYGVPHEYNLENGGILYNPKLARKAGITEPPATWADLVEAGERLTRIDSKGRADQVGYAFTGNDSITFTFLSMILQLGGDFWADDGVHVDFHSPQARKAWIDETELVTKHKVDNTTWYTGDPYTMFFRGRAAMAHQGPWVVASGRADFPKFTDLAYIAEPPYAGDTLKFAAESGWGEVVNAKADPKVREAAWKFVGFMARPDNARIWNLTSATVPALKELQDDKQMLAKAPYLKVPFGVLPHGRWVGRVHDRDEFWTYIHDAFVSVELHRQDPVTAIAEAEKQINLMIDEKIGP from the coding sequence ATGACGTTGAGCCGCAGGGGTTTCCTCGGCCGTTCCGCGGCGGGCCTGTCGGCGGTCGCAGCCGGCTCCGTGCTGGCCGGGTGTTCCTCGGGTTCGGCCCCCGAGGGGACCGTGGTGTCCAAGCCGGTCGACGGCAAGCTCAACGTCACCTGGTGGAGCCACAACAACCCGAGCTTCGTCACCGCCAACACCACGATGATCAAGCGGTTCGAGGCCGAGAACCCCGGCATCCACATCGTCTACCAGTACTTCCCGTACGACGTGCTGGCCCGCAAGCTGCAGGCCGCCTACCGCGCCCGCAACGTCGCCGACATCCAGCAGATGTTCGGCACCTGGGTCACCGAGTACGCCGTGAACCAACTGCTGGACGAGGTTCCGTCCTCTCTGTCCGGCAGCGAGCCGACGTCGAGGTTCTGGCCCGCGGCGGTCGGCGCCTACACCCACAGGGGAAAGCTGTACGGCGTTCCACACGAGTACAACCTGGAGAACGGCGGCATCCTCTACAACCCGAAGCTGGCCCGGAAGGCCGGCATCACCGAGCCGCCCGCGACCTGGGCCGACCTGGTGGAGGCCGGCGAACGGCTGACGAGGATCGACTCGAAGGGACGCGCCGACCAGGTGGGGTACGCCTTCACCGGCAACGACTCCATCACGTTCACCTTCCTGTCGATGATCCTGCAGCTCGGCGGCGACTTCTGGGCCGACGACGGCGTGCACGTCGACTTCCACAGCCCGCAGGCGCGTAAAGCGTGGATTGACGAGACCGAACTCGTCACCAAACACAAGGTGGACAACACCACGTGGTACACCGGCGACCCGTACACGATGTTCTTCCGCGGCCGCGCGGCGATGGCCCACCAGGGCCCGTGGGTGGTGGCGTCCGGGCGCGCGGACTTCCCGAAGTTCACCGACCTCGCCTACATCGCCGAGCCGCCCTACGCCGGTGACACGCTGAAGTTCGCCGCCGAGTCCGGCTGGGGCGAGGTGGTCAACGCGAAGGCGGACCCGAAGGTACGCGAGGCGGCGTGGAAGTTCGTCGGCTTCATGGCCCGCCCGGACAACGCCCGGATCTGGAACCTCACCTCCGCCACCGTCCCGGCGCTGAAGGAGTTGCAGGACGACAAGCAGATGCTGGCCAAGGCGCCCTACCTGAAGGTGCCGTTCGGCGTCCTGCCGCACGGGAGGTGGGTCGGCCGGGTGCACGACCGGGACGAGTTCTGGACCTACATCCACGACGCGTTCGTCAGCGTCGAACTGCACCGGCAGGACCCGGTGACCGCGATCGCCGAGGCGGAGAAGCAGATCAACCTGATGATCGACGAGAAGATCGGGCCCTGA
- a CDS encoding carbohydrate ABC transporter permease → MAATTTPTTTPPAASRTTTSLPGRRRQLAFVYGWLAPILALFAVFSLVPIGIAVWLSLHRYNQLAPVSPFIGLRNFTYAFTDDPAFLNSLAVTGKYALVAVPLNIVLSLAVALALNHITRLRALFRTVFFLPAIASAVAASLVWVPIYDPQAGWLNAVLNLLGLSGKSWLGDPGTALWSVMVTSVWQDLGFNVIVFLAGLQAIPLDFYDVAKVDGAGVVSRFRHVTLPLLQRTFVFVFCLTTIGYLQEFTRIQVMTAGGPLRSSETVVLHIYQRAFGDFQLGYATAMSLILMLIILVIALVQMRILRSRWEY, encoded by the coding sequence ATGGCGGCCACGACCACGCCCACCACCACACCCCCGGCGGCTTCGCGTACAACGACCAGCCTGCCCGGGCGGCGGCGCCAGCTTGCCTTCGTGTACGGCTGGCTCGCGCCCATCCTCGCGTTGTTCGCGGTCTTCTCGCTGGTCCCGATCGGCATCGCGGTCTGGCTCAGCCTGCACAGGTACAACCAGCTCGCGCCGGTCTCTCCGTTCATCGGCCTGCGCAACTTCACCTACGCTTTCACCGACGATCCGGCGTTCCTCAACTCTCTCGCCGTCACCGGGAAGTACGCGCTGGTCGCCGTACCGCTGAACATCGTGCTCTCGCTGGCAGTCGCGCTCGCCCTCAACCACATCACCCGGCTGCGGGCGTTGTTCCGCACGGTCTTCTTCCTTCCCGCGATCGCGTCCGCGGTGGCCGCATCCCTTGTGTGGGTGCCGATCTACGACCCGCAGGCGGGCTGGCTGAACGCGGTGCTCAACCTGCTCGGGCTGTCCGGGAAGTCCTGGCTCGGCGACCCGGGCACCGCGTTGTGGTCGGTGATGGTCACCTCGGTGTGGCAGGACCTGGGGTTCAACGTGATCGTGTTCCTGGCCGGGCTGCAGGCGATCCCGCTGGACTTCTACGACGTGGCGAAGGTGGACGGCGCCGGGGTGGTGTCCCGCTTCCGGCACGTGACGCTTCCGTTGTTGCAGCGTACGTTCGTGTTCGTCTTCTGCCTGACCACGATCGGCTACCTGCAGGAGTTCACCCGTATCCAGGTGATGACCGCCGGCGGGCCGCTGCGGTCGAGTGAGACCGTCGTCCTGCACATCTACCAACGTGCCTTCGGCGACTTCCAGCTGGGGTACGCGACGGCGATGTCGCTGATCCTGATGCTGATCATCCTCGTCATCGCGCTGGTCCAGATGCGCATCCTGCGTTCCCGTTGGGAGTACTGA
- a CDS encoding carbohydrate ABC transporter permease translates to MASPLTSRVPAASPTPASTSAAARGGRPRRRFGGPGQIVLYVVLSIAAIGFVAPFVLMVSNSLKTAQEIIQVPPSLLPEHPTFANFAFVLQNSPYLIWYRNSLLVAVAVTALTLFTSSIAGYIFAKFAFPGKNVLFVVLLSTMMIPAPVLLIPSYLVMNFLHLLNTLWALVVGSIVSAFGIFLMRQFIAAIPDDLVDAARLDGAGEFAIYWRVILPLTGPALAALGIFTFLGSWNDYLWPLIVINDQDKMVVPLALTYFNSQHAQRSDLVMAAATMAVVPVCVVFLFFQRRIVNAFVLTGIK, encoded by the coding sequence ATGGCGAGTCCGCTGACCAGCCGCGTCCCGGCGGCGTCGCCCACCCCGGCTTCCACGTCCGCGGCGGCCCGGGGCGGGCGGCCCCGTCGCCGCTTCGGCGGACCCGGGCAGATCGTGCTGTACGTCGTGCTGAGCATCGCGGCGATCGGGTTCGTCGCGCCGTTCGTGCTGATGGTGAGCAACTCGCTGAAGACTGCGCAGGAGATCATCCAGGTCCCGCCGAGCCTGTTGCCCGAGCACCCGACGTTCGCGAACTTCGCGTTCGTGTTGCAGAACTCGCCGTACCTCATCTGGTATCGCAACAGCCTGCTGGTGGCGGTGGCGGTGACCGCCCTGACGTTGTTCACAAGCTCGATCGCGGGCTACATCTTCGCGAAGTTCGCCTTCCCCGGAAAGAACGTCCTCTTCGTCGTGCTGCTGTCCACGATGATGATCCCGGCGCCGGTCCTGCTGATCCCGAGCTACCTCGTGATGAACTTCCTGCACCTGCTGAACACCCTGTGGGCGCTGGTGGTCGGCAGCATCGTGAGCGCGTTCGGCATCTTCTTGATGCGGCAGTTCATCGCGGCGATCCCGGACGACCTGGTGGACGCGGCCCGGCTCGACGGCGCGGGCGAGTTCGCGATCTACTGGCGGGTGATCCTGCCGCTGACCGGACCCGCCCTGGCGGCACTCGGCATCTTCACCTTCCTCGGTTCGTGGAACGACTACCTGTGGCCGCTGATCGTGATCAACGACCAGGACAAGATGGTCGTCCCGCTGGCGCTGACGTACTTCAACAGCCAGCACGCGCAGCGCTCGGACCTGGTGATGGCGGCGGCCACGATGGCGGTCGTTCCGGTCTGTGTGGTCTTCTTGTTCTTCCAGCGGCGGATCGTGAACGCGTTCGTGCTGACCGGAATCAAGTAG
- a CDS encoding family 4 glycosyl hydrolase codes for MASSMSGIKVVLIGAGSTVFTPGLLADLAASPVFDGAEVHLVDIEEDAATTMARLGRRIAAERGARLTVEAHVDRREALAGATLVATTIAVGGADGWRADLDIPLRYGIRQTVGDTVGPGGVLRAFRQVPELVRIGQDVADLAPDAWLVNYANPLTANVRAITGWAHPRTIGLCHGTMHTRSMLARVLGVPREEVTAVFAGLNHLCWLLELRHGREDLLPRLRTMVEEVAAKGDRDHPLGEPVTADLLDVFGLYPAPGDRHVAEFFGWYLRGEAASPSGELPWGLQPGLDATRSYIDEKSDLWDKLHAQASGAMPLDAVSEGQEAERLVAIAEALFTGRELLELAVNVPNAGAIANLPSEAVVEVPAVVRAAGVTPLAVGDLPPALAAVLTERSLQQELTVRAAIEGSRELAVQALALDPLVPSPQVAKALLDDAIAGHRPLLDSFAS; via the coding sequence GTGGCGTCGTCCATGTCGGGGATCAAGGTCGTGCTGATCGGCGCCGGCAGCACGGTGTTCACACCCGGCCTGCTGGCCGACCTCGCTGCCTCGCCGGTGTTCGACGGCGCCGAGGTGCACCTGGTCGACATCGAGGAGGACGCGGCCACCACGATGGCCCGGCTCGGCCGGCGCATCGCCGCCGAACGCGGGGCCCGGCTCACCGTCGAGGCGCACGTCGACCGGCGGGAGGCGCTTGCCGGAGCCACGCTGGTCGCCACCACCATCGCGGTCGGCGGTGCGGACGGATGGCGGGCCGACCTGGACATCCCGCTGCGGTACGGCATCCGGCAGACGGTCGGCGACACGGTGGGGCCGGGCGGGGTGCTGCGCGCGTTCCGGCAGGTGCCCGAGCTGGTGCGGATCGGCCAGGACGTGGCCGACCTCGCTCCGGACGCCTGGCTGGTCAACTACGCCAACCCGCTGACCGCCAACGTACGGGCGATCACCGGCTGGGCGCACCCGCGCACCATCGGCCTGTGCCACGGCACGATGCACACCCGGTCCATGCTGGCCCGGGTGCTCGGGGTGCCGCGGGAGGAGGTCACCGCGGTCTTCGCCGGGCTCAACCACCTGTGCTGGTTGCTGGAACTCCGCCACGGCCGGGAGGACCTCCTTCCCCGGTTGCGGACGATGGTCGAGGAGGTCGCCGCGAAGGGCGACCGGGACCACCCGCTGGGCGAACCGGTGACGGCGGACCTGCTGGACGTCTTCGGCCTGTATCCCGCGCCCGGTGACCGGCACGTGGCGGAGTTCTTCGGGTGGTACCTGCGCGGTGAGGCGGCGAGCCCGTCCGGCGAGCTGCCGTGGGGGCTGCAACCCGGCCTTGACGCCACCCGCTCCTACATCGACGAGAAGTCCGACCTGTGGGACAAGTTGCACGCGCAGGCGTCCGGCGCGATGCCGCTGGACGCGGTGTCGGAGGGTCAGGAGGCCGAACGACTGGTCGCGATCGCCGAGGCGCTGTTCACCGGTCGCGAGCTCCTCGAGCTTGCCGTCAACGTCCCGAACGCGGGCGCGATCGCGAACCTCCCGAGCGAGGCCGTCGTCGAGGTGCCCGCGGTGGTCCGCGCGGCCGGCGTGACCCCGCTGGCGGTGGGTGACCTCCCGCCCGCGCTGGCGGCCGTCCTCACCGAGCGCAGCCTCCAGCAGGAACTCACGGTTCGGGCGGCGATCGAGGGATCCCGGGAATTGGCTGTGCAGGCGCTGGCGTTGGACCCACTGGTGCCGAGCCCACAGGTGGCGAAGGCGCTGCTGGACGACGCGATCGCCGGCCACCGCCCGCTGCTGGACTCCTTCGCTTCCTGA
- a CDS encoding haloacid dehalogenase type II: protein MPHRPELVVFDVNETLTDLSPLRDRLESVSAPRHLLDSWFAATLRDGFALTSVGAYADFADVAKAALRTALAGLGAGFADEAKREEAVAEVLSGFPALDVHPDVPAGLRRLHGAGVRLVTLTNGSAELSRGAFERAGVLDLFERRLSVSEPRRWKPAPEPYLWAVGECGVPADRAALIAVHPWDTDGAARAGLTSAWIDRSGTPFPAVFLSPDVTGPDLPAVVEALLALDQA, encoded by the coding sequence GTGCCGCACCGCCCCGAGCTCGTCGTGTTCGATGTCAACGAGACGTTGACAGACCTCTCCCCGCTGCGGGACCGGCTCGAGTCGGTGAGCGCACCGCGCCACCTGCTGGACTCGTGGTTCGCCGCGACCCTGCGCGACGGGTTCGCGCTCACCAGTGTGGGTGCGTACGCGGACTTCGCCGACGTCGCCAAGGCGGCCTTGCGTACCGCGTTGGCGGGTCTCGGCGCCGGCTTCGCCGACGAGGCGAAACGCGAGGAGGCGGTGGCGGAGGTTCTGTCCGGCTTCCCTGCTCTCGACGTACATCCGGACGTTCCGGCCGGGCTGCGCCGCCTGCACGGGGCCGGGGTGCGGCTGGTGACGCTCACGAACGGGTCGGCGGAACTGTCGCGCGGTGCGTTCGAGCGAGCCGGCGTCCTGGACCTGTTCGAACGCCGGCTGTCGGTGAGCGAGCCGCGCCGCTGGAAGCCCGCCCCCGAGCCGTACCTCTGGGCGGTCGGCGAGTGCGGCGTGCCCGCTGACCGCGCGGCACTGATCGCCGTTCATCCGTGGGACACCGACGGCGCCGCTCGCGCCGGGCTGACCAGCGCATGGATCGACCGGTCCGGTACGCCGTTCCCCGCCGTCTTCCTCTCCCCCGACGTCACCGGCCCGGACCTGCCCGCCGTCGTGGAAGCCTTGCTCGCACTCGACCAGGCCTGA